One window of Acipenser ruthenus chromosome 17, fAciRut3.2 maternal haplotype, whole genome shotgun sequence genomic DNA carries:
- the LOC117422933 gene encoding insulin receptor substrate 1-B-like, with translation MASPTTEHDSFSDVRKVGYLRKPKSMHKRFFVLRTASVSGPARLEYYENEKKWRHKSGAPKRSIPLESCFNINKRADSKNKYLVALYTKDEYFAIAADNEQEQDIWYQTLVDLHNRGKVHDSAGSNGTGEGEENYGEATPGAAFKEVWQVILKPKGLGQTKNLIGIYRLCLTNKTISFVKLNSDAAAVVLQLMNIRRCGHSENFFFIEVGRSAVTGPGEFWMQVGDSVVAQSMHETILESMKAMSEEFRPRSKSQSSSNCSNPISVPLRRHHLSNPPPSQVGLNRRSRTESITAISPAGPGKHSNSFRVRASSDGEGTTSRPASVDGSPVTPSKTRTHSHRHRGSSRLHPPLNHSRSIPMPSSRCSPSATSPVSLSSSSTSGHGSTSDCLYPRRSSASVSGSPSDGGFISSDEYGSSPCDFRNSFRSVTPDSLGHTPPAKEEELNNYICMGKSNLRPNGHYNRSHQRNAPSRVEEAELEKSFRKRTHSSGTSPPTISHQKTPSQSSIASLEEYTEMMPAYSSSRLSSYRHSAFVPTHSYPEECLDVHIEDNRVNKTDDGYMPMSPGVAPVSNKSDDYMPMSPKSVSAPQQIVNPRQHSRMDSNGYMVMSPSGSCSPDHTNYGKLWTNGGNPKLSVESNNAKEVSCNDYINMSPASESTTSTPPDCYFNPVDDPPKPTYSYFSLPRSFKHVQRKNDESHLRLSVNSGRLAYGEDSSSSTSSDSLGGQENGQVVKPKKVDAYVQTKGRLIRPTRLSLDHNKASTLPRTREHPLPPEPKSPGEYVNIEFSDKSFSVSSASLFSPMYAETMRQRQNSSEYMNMDLGAHGGRPSYSAKSSVGTTSCATGCAEAAAVSIAPTAASCRGQQSCDYVSMQLSTTSTGYRESPVMQNYSEIATGAANTPPRSISPKHEMVPINIVSDVKHASLLGQILGTSAFTRVNSSPNRIQGAKVIRADPQGRRRHSSETFSSTPAANSGVTLSYVEDVKRHSSTSFENVWIKQGESAVSVRKEQQPGASTTAFENGLNYIDLDLVKDFNNQERTSLQPKSPNQPCGNNSGDDLGAYASISFPKPEDVRSNPAKREE, from the coding sequence ATGGCAAGTCCAACTACAGAGCACGATAGTTTTTCAGACGTAAGGAAGGTGGGTTACTTAAGAAAACCTAAAAGCATGCACAAGAGGTTTTTTGTGTTACGGACTGCAAGTGTTTCGGGACCTGCAAGACTGGAGTACtatgaaaatgagaaaaaatggaGACACAAGTCTGGGGCTCCCAAAAGGTCTATCCCGCTGGAAAGCTGTTTTAATATCAACAAGAGAGCGGACTCCAAAAACAAATACCTCGTAGCTTTATATACGAAGGACGAGTACTTTGCAATTGCGGCGGATAATGAACAAGAGCAAGACATTTGGTATCAGACATTAGTGGATCTTCACAACAGAGGTAAGGTTCACGATTCTGCTGGGAGTAATGGAACTGGGGAAGGGGAAGAAAATTATGGGGAAGCCACGCCAGGTGCTGCATTTAAAGAAGTATGGCAAGTGATTTTAAAACCCAAAGGTCTGGGGCAAACGAAAAATCTAATTGGAATTTACAGATTGTGCCTGACCAATAAGACTATAAGCTTTGTAAAACTGAACTCTGATGCAGCCGCTGTAGTTTTGCAGTTAATGAACATAAGGAGATGTGGTCATTCTGAAAATTTCTTTTTTATCGAAGTGGGGAGGTCCGCAGTTACGGGACCGGGGGAGTTTTGGATGCAAGTGGGAGACTCGGTTGTAGCGCAGAGCATGCATGAAACAATATTGGAGTCGATGAAAGCAATGAGTGAAGAATTTCGACCAAGGAGTAAAAGTCAGTCATCTTCCAATTGTTCCAATCCTATCTCTGTGCCTCTCAGACGACACCATCTTAGTAACCCACCCCCTAGTCAAGTAGGACTCAACAGGAGATCAAGGACTGAAAGCATTACTGCAATTTCACCTGCTGGTCCAGGTAAACATAGTAACTCATTCAGAGTTAGAGCCTCCAGCGATGGAGAGGGGACCACGTCCAGACCAGCATCTGTTGATGGGAGCCCTGTAACTCCCAGTAAAACTAGGACTcattcacacagacacagaggtagcTCCAGGCTACATCCACCATTAAATCACAGCAGGTCTATTCCTATGCCATCGTCACGTTGTTCCCCTTCAGCCACAAGCCCTGTTAGCTTATCCTCAAGCAGTACGAGTGGTCACGGGTCCACCTCTGATTGCCTTTACCCTAGACGCTCCAGCGCCTCTGTCTCGGGATCCCCCAGCGATGGCGGATTCATTTCTTCTGATGAATATGGTTCAAGTCCTTGTGATTTTAGAAATTCATTCAGGAGCGTTACACCCGACTCTCTCGGCCACACCCCTCCTGCCAAGGAAGAGgaattaaacaattacatctgTATGGGGAAGTCCAATCTGAGGCCAAATGGACATTATAATAGAAGTCACCAGCGCAATGCCCCATCGCGGGTGGAAGAAGCAGAATTAGAAAAAAGTTTTAGAAAAAGAACCCATTCGTCAGGTACCTCACCTCCAACCATATCCCATCAAAAGACTCCATCACAGTCATCCATAGCCTCATTGGAAGAGTACACCGAGATGATGCCAGCTTACTCTTCCAGCCGCTTGTCCTCTTATAGGCATTCTGCATTTGTGCCAACTCACTCATATCCCGAAGAGTGCTTGGATGTTCATATTGAGGACAATAGGGTTAACAAGACAGATGATGGCTACATGCCAATGTCCCCTGGTGTAGCGCCTGTTTCTAATAAAAGTGATGACTATATGCCAATGAGTCCAAAAAGTGTGTCTGCACCACAACAAATCGTTAACCCAAGGCAGCATTCAAGAATGGACTCAAACGGTTACATGGTGATGTCCCCGAGTGGCAGTTGCTCTCCAGACCATACAAACTATGGCAAACTATGGACCAATGGTGGAAATCCAAAACTCTCTGTGGAGAGTAATAATGCAAAGGAGGTTTCCTGCAATGACTACATAAATATGTCCCCTGCAAGTGAATCAACAACCAGTACACCACCAGACTGCTATTTTAATCCAGTTGATGATCCACCGAAACCTACGTATTCCTATTTCTCGTTACCGCGGTCATTCAAGCATGTTCAGAGAAAAAATGATGAAAGCCACTTGCGCCTGTCTGTGAATTCAGGGCGCCTGGCATATGGAGAGGATTCGTCCTCCTCGACAAGCAGTGACAGTTTAGGAGGGCAGGAGAATGGACAAGTGGTTAAGCCTAAGAAAGTTGATGCTTATGTGCAAACGAAAGGAAGGCTTATTCGTCCAACAAGACTCTCCCTTGATCATAACAAGGCCAGCACACTCCCACGGACACGTGAACATCCACTTCCACCTGAGCCAAAAAGCCCAGGGGAATATGTCAACATTGAATTTAGTGACAAATCCTTTTCAGTTAGTTCAGCTTCATTATTCTCCCCCATGTATGCAGAGACCATGAGGCAAAGGCAGAATTCTTCAGAGTACATGAATATGGATCTGGGAGCCCATGGTGGCAGGCCAAGTTATTCAGCAAAATCTTCAGTAGGTACTACAAGTTGTGCAACTGGCTGTGCtgaagctgctgctgtttccattgCCCCCACTGCTGCTTCATGCAGAGGACAGCAGAGCTGCGATTATGTGAGTATGCAGCTGAGCACCACCAGCACAGGCTATAGAGAATCACCAGTGATGCAAAACTACTCAGAAATTGCCACTGGAGCTGCTAACACACCCCCCAGGTCCATTTCTCCAAAGCATGAAATGGTCCCAATAAATATTGTTTCTGATGTTAAACATGCCAGTTTATTGGGCCAGATATTGGGGACAAGTGCTTTTACAAGGGTAAACTCTAGCCCAAACCGGATTCAAGGTGCCAAAGTGATCCGTGCTGATCCCCAAGGAAGAAGGCGGCACAGTTCGGAGACTTTTTCTTCTACACCTGCTGCTAATAGTGGTGTGACTTTATCCTATGTAGAAGATGTGAAACGGCATAGCTCTACATCTTTCGAAAATGTCTGGATCAAGCAAGGGGAATCTGCTGTCTCTGTAAGAAAAGAGCAGCAGCCAGGTGCCAGTACAACAGCATTTGAAAACGGACTGAATTATATTGATCTGGACTTAGTCAAGGATTTTAACAACCAAGAGCGGACCTCCCTCCAGCCTAAATCCCCTAATCAGCCTTGTGGAAATAACTCTGGTGATGATTTAGGTGCTTATGCAAGCATCAGCTTTCCAAAACCAGAAGATGTACGGAGCAACCCGGCAAAAAGAGAAG